The DNA segment catacatttatagaacatataaaaatatctatttctattaaatatttatggagGGGttgtattttatcaaaatattaaaagatttggTTCATTTATTGCACTTGGCCAACAttacataatttgtattatttttttccgtaaattgatttattaagtCAGGTGCATTTGAAACGTTTaaacctttatattataaaaaaaaaatcacacaacACTTTATTTTTTCAAGAAATTTGTGATATTTATATCAACCACTAAAATGATGTATAAGGATTGTAGTGGAAAAGGTTGACATATGACAGTAGTCCAAGGGGTCGTAATCAAGTCAGTGATTTTCAACATCACTATAAAGTGCATAAATTGTTGCACTACTTTTTCAAATAAGCTCCATATACAAAAACTGCACTTCTTACTATAACTGGAAAAGcaaatttataatgtttcaaTATACCAAATtctttttatagataatttttatttatatctgcaCTGCACAGTAAAATTTTTACATATCTGTAATGCaagaaattacatatatttcttatatatttcttatatgtaCCAAGGACTgtgatttatgattattttcaattgtttgacaaatataatatatcttatacgAGACTTTATTTGTAATCTGTATGACTTCTAATATTTGTATCTAGGCCAAATCTATAAGTATCTAAGTTTATTTGTTCGTTACTAACTGTcttactgataataataataattgataaggtTGTAActtgtatttatgttttaaagttaaatactgCCTAGATTGCCTTGGAGtactataatatcaaatatttttatattactttttcagGAATCATGTCGCACAAGCAAACCCTGCAAAGCCCAAACTCGTCCCAGAATCAAGGATATAAATCTCCGTCGGAAGTTGCGGATGGCAATGAAACTTATCCAATGCAAGGCGGATATCTGGACCCTCCAACACAAGGCGGTTATCCGGGCCCTCCAATACAAGGCGGTTATCCGGGCCCTCCAACACAAGGCGGTTATCCGGGCCCTCCAATACTTCCACCAGGTGCTCAGCCCCTACCTGGAATGCAAACAGGATTCCACCCTGGGTTTCAGCCAGGATTTCAGCCTCAGTTTCAGCCTGGATTTCAGCCTCAGTTTCAGCCTGGATATGCATCTGGCTTTTCTCACCCGTCCAGCTATCCTGGTGAGGGCTATAAACCACCAGTGATGCAACAGCCTGCTCCACAAGCTCCAggtaataaaatgattacattttatattaagttaaaatattattaaattaagaagtGGTATAAACCATTTACATTCACAGACACTAGTAAAACGAATGACTGTAAACATCTATTTCTATTTAGATTTatcaaatacttttaaaaaatctgACTAttgtttactattttaaatataataaagaaatatcataGGTTAGACACAAGCTCTTTCCgtttaaataatagtatataaagacttgtatatgtatacacatatatgcaagaaaaataattattcatattacaCATGTTATAaggaaaatgtataatataagccgagatggcctagttgttagaaagcgtgaatcttaaccgataatcgtgagttcaaacccgggcaagcaccactgaattttcatgtgcttaatttgtgtttataattcatctcgtggtagacggtgaaggaaaacatggtgaggaaacctgcatgtgtcaaattttattgaaattatgccacatgtgtattcttccaacccgcattggagcagcgtggtggaataagctccaaaccttctcctcaaaagggagaggaagccttagcccagtagtgggacattaacaaaaTGATAACAGGGTCTAAATAATAAGCGTTATATTTCTAGAATAGTAAGTAACAACTACGAGgataataataaacatgacaTTTCGTAATGAAGTatcttaaaaatgaaataagtaaACGTAACATATTAagttacgtttattttataacctgTTTTCTTGcatttgtgttattattattgtatttaaaatcatttaattgaaATGACAACAAGATAAAGATGTTTACTTTGGAAACATTTTAAGACGAGTATCGTTGATAGGTAATGCAATTGCATTACTGTTGTCTTGTTAGTTAATCGTGTATATTCTCTccttaataatagttttattaatctttaaaaaatatacaataaaaatatattttttaattaaaataatgcaaaCAATTAACACttatgtcaataataattttgatatattaaacgATGAGATATCatcaaatgaaacaaaattaacttcggaaaagtcaaataaaatttctaaatatttaaaaaagaagtgttcgaatttttttaaatttaaaaataagagtgTTTATATCGAAACGTTAACGGTAGCTAGTGCTAAAAGGACAGTCCATAGATTATatagaaaactttttaaaaatcgtTCCAAACgatatgaaaaattaatgaCGGACGAAGAAAGGAGGTTAAACAATGTTTTCGATTATATAAGTGTGGTGGAGGGAATctaataattgttttgtattgGTAATGTTTACATTAACACGTATCTAGGTTAAGTTGTTTAATCACTAACATAGTTGTTATGTACTTCCATTTGTGAAATTAcctactaattaatatttttcagtaGCAAAATTGGCGGcctcaattataaaatttgttaaacagtgtgtcttctttcgaatgtcaaatagaTAATGACTGAAAGAGCGAAagcagtgtttaactaaacagccgccaTGCAACGTTTATAGGCAAGGTTGTAATGTTTAATCTATGAAATGTAATATCACAAAAGTGTAACTTAACACTATGATACCCTTGAAACAATGCCACAGATACTGTCCgactacataaatatatttaaaaaataaataaaatgcgtaCAACTCAACGACAAAAGTGAAACTTGGTCGCGTtagaaataattcataataaatattgaatacgaAACGGATcccttttgtttttaaaaatttttttaaataatatcaagtcCATCACGCAAAAACTTTTAGAATATCATCTGTCGCGTTAATTTTAAGAAACTATTGTATTGATAGCTTATATCAtaggatataataattaatcacgaattcgtatataaaaaatgaatggCTATGTTAGTTAATGTTCTATACGTTTGTTTATCGTTCTTTATTAACACACTCGTGTTGTGAATGTGCGCGAGCGGACGCgcatgtgtatgtgtgtgcgtGTACGTATCTCGATGACCGGACATTTTCTAAGATCTTTGGTCTTGACATGTTGTCGTTACGTGTGAGGTCGAAATAGGAAGCGCGGAAATGTTATcagataattgtttataaaataaatataagaagcCTTGCAACACATGTCAACAATAACCGAGatatttgattttcatacaagatatatatataataataatattatatataatataagtgtacATAATCAAATCTTAAATACCCCGTAAAAGAGAGCAATTAAGTTTCTTATCGATGCGATTTATAATCTACATTTCGTGCCGGTGGTaggtttaagtttaatttaatcttattaagTCAAAAGTATTTGAAacgattttaaagattttatacaTTGTAGTTCTggtaaattgaaaatttaccTTTAATGTAACGTGTTGAAACAAATTATCTTTCAGGTGGATGGATGACTACTCCGCGAGGGCTTGTCGACTGTCCGCCGGGCTTGGAACAACTTGGTATGATTGATCAGCTCCTCGTCCATCAAAAGGTCGAGCTACTCGAAGCTTTTGTCGGCTTCGAGACAAACAACAAGTACACGATTAAAAACAACCTCGGCCAGAAAGTGTACCATGCTGTTGAAGACAATGATTGTTGTACAAGGAATTGTTGCGGACCATTGCGACCGTTTCATTTAAAGATTATGGATAATATGAGTAAtgaggtattttatttatcttatttaaactaataatcttgtaaattgaataattgTATCCTAGTaaagtagggctttgtgccacttaccatcagggggcccatatgctcgtccgccttcctatgatatatatataaaacaaaatgcttGCTTCTCAACGACGGGCAAACATTCTtgatatttctaataatttcgTACAAGTTAGTCGAGGACATTAGCGCaggtctatactaatattataaatgcgattgtaaatctgtctgttggtcgTACTTTCACtgaaacaattttaatgaaattttgtatgaagtaaGATTGAACTTTAATGAAgaacttacttttttatattctgaAAAGAAGTATATTAGAATTGAATATTACTCTAGTAAAAATTAGAAATACGattatattttgacaatattatttgaatttttcttaTTGTAATGCAAATGTTAAATCTGTGTTTCTCTTATAATATAACCACACCTCAAGATCAAGGTCAAGAGAGTACGGCCTCTTTAGCTTTATATTGTGTCCTCTGTCCAAACTTATGTGTCAAGTATAGAAGAGCCGAGATTgcttagtggtaagaacgcgtgaatcttaaccgatgatcgtgggttcaaacccgggcaagcaccactgaattttcatgtgctcaatttgtggttataattcatctcgtggtttacggtgaaggaaaacatcgtgaggaaacctgcgtgtgtctaatttcgctgaaattctgccgcatgtgtattccaccaacccacattcgagcagcgtggtggaataagctccaaaccttctcctcaaaaagaggagaggaggcctttagcccagcagtgggacattcacaggctgttacggtacttaTACTGGCTTTGTCACTTTTTACTAAGCGGTGTTTTTTACAGGTGATCCACTTACACCGGCCGCTAGCGTGCGACACGTGCTTGTGTCCGCTGTTTATGCAGAACTTGCAAGTGTCTTCGCCCCCGGGCACTCATATCGGCTCCGTGGAACAGGTGTGGTCGTTGCTAAAACCCTCATTCACCATCAGGAACGAATTAGGGGAAATAGTGATGAGGATAAAGGGGCCATATTGCACGTTCTCCATATGTGGTGATGTGGAATTCCATGTACGTACCGATctatcgtattatttatttattaagtaatcagAGCCGTGACGGTCCAGTGTTGAAGGTCTCGGTTTCAAATCTCGTGATGGCGGCATTTTGTTTCCATGTACttagtttatatttcattaagcaatttatctcgtgctcggggATTAAAGATGACATTGTGACACCTTTATCCAAAAACCGAGTAGGAGCAGTGTAGTTGAACAAACACCAATCTTCCTCAAACTTTGGCTTGGCCCAGCAGAGGGAAACGGCCTGTTACTAATTAATTAGATTGAATCATACACCGTTtcatacaattatttcttattttttgttgtttcattaactacaaataataatatataaaaaaatgccgaGATAGCCGTggttaggacgcgtgaatcttaaccgatgaccgtgagctcaaacccaggcaagcaccactgaattttcatgtgcttaatttgtgtttataattcatctcgtgcttgactgtgaagaaaaacatcgtgaggaaacctgcatgtgtctacttttattaaaattctgccatatgtgtattttaccaacccgcattggagcagcgtggtggaataatctccaaaccttctcctcaaaacgggagaggaggccttagcccagcagtgggacattaagaggctgttattgttgtattgtattgtgtatCCAACGCAAAAAGAATTATTAGAATTGGACTTATGTATCAGATGTATGGCGTCGTTGTTGTCGCTTGTTCAACCAACAAACTCTCCagctttgtaatataattatagaatcgTTTCAAAGTATACAGTTTTAATAGCGGTAATATCGCTTGCGATCGAAATACGTCCATTTTCGAAAAATCAATAACCTGATCTAAACTAAGTGAAATTTCGCTAAGAATCtcgcaataataaaaaaatatttatttgtatatacgatgattctttattcaaaatcatttgagtaattatgaaaaataaaaatatattcctaaGTAGGAATCATTACACACAGGCCAAAGCGACATTTCGTGATTTTTATgaactaaaaattatatgtgtTATTCTCCAGACGATAAATCCATTTCTGTGTAAAAAGGACAAACAAACTTTCGCAAttactgataaaaaaaagtttaaattaaatcattaaaaatgttCGTTAATTTGCAATTGGTAACacggttaaataaaaataaatatttgcaggCTGTGTGGATTAACACCCTTGACTTTTGCAAGaggaaagtattaaaaaaataactatgttTATTGTTATCTTGAATTGTTGATTAATGTTATTAGTAGGTCAATGACTCTTTACTGTACACATATGTGACCATATAACTAACTAAGGTCGGATGACGTACAAGAGATAACCGTAGTAAATGTAAGTTTTATACGATATTACTAATCATATCAAAAGAAAAATCcaatgaaattgaattaaattaatatatcgaaattataatatttttttaaatcaatgttttCATTTCTTGTTTGTTTCTGAAATGTTTAGTCTTGCaggttactttattaaaaaataaatattgaaatcttTACGGAGTTATTGTAGGGAGGTAGGTAGCACTTGGTggttggctttgtgcaagcctgtctttGTAACCACATgcaactttaataatttttgattaagTAGAGAATATCTAAACGGCGCGATTCAGGAAAGTGACATATTcaatcagcgccatctatcacTACCGAGTTGTAACATACGCTATTGTACAATGACTtgaaatagatttaataaaattatatattcgtttGAAATTGACAAGACGATTCAACGGGtcgtaaacgtttttttttttacaatagaatATTTGCTTAACATTTTATAAGGTCATGTTGTATTGTATGCTGTGTCCGTATTCATGTGACATTTAACTAAACtggtttttattgttttttaggtATACAATAAACATGCTGATAGGAAGATCGGTAAAATAAGGAAGAGCTGGTCCGGGCTAGCGCGCGAAGCTTTCACCGACAGCGATTATTTCGGCATAACCTTCCCGATGGATTTGGATATCAAGATGAAAGCTGTTCTGCTTGGAGCGTGTTTCTTGATTGTAAGTGTATTCGTTGGATTTAACTTACTAACTCAGGTAGAACAGGTGTGTCTTGTTCTTATGATTGGCAGGGATAACACACTTGATACCAAAGttatgagtttttttataaCTCTATCCGTGTTTACTAAGTTCTGAGTCCGAACTCTAGTTCGggtcattaaaatattacaggGTTTCTCTGTTAAGAATTTCGGTATCAATCAAGTCTTGTAGTACCAATAACAATTTGAATTCGTGACCATTTATCGTTCGCCTgccttatatatgtataaactaatacgaaaaatatattatttaactttgtcTCACATCGTATGTGTCTATgttgtaaattatgttttaaacattttttaactcATAAGCCAGAGACGGCAGGTTTGCAAACGCCAATcagcaaattaattataatggcaAACAATAAATGAATAACAATGTCGATATACATTCAAAACGAACAAATTCTAAACTAGATTTTTGTTTTTCGAAAGAAAGAAAATTTTACTATCTCAATGATTTTACCAACGGTACCACAGCCAACGTGAACACACTTACACGGACATATCTTAAGTAacttaaaagaataatatattcttgtttATATTCGGCggagatggttttttttttttatagaataggaaggcggacgagcatatgggccacctgatgagaagtggtcaccaaacgcccttagacattggcattgtaagaaatgtcaaccatcgcttataccgccaatgcgccaccaaccttgggaactaagattttatgtcccttgtgcctgtaattacactggctcactcacccttcaaaccggaacacaacaataacaagtactgctgttttgcggtagaatatctgatgagtgggtggtacctacccagacgagcttgcacaaagctctaccaccagtatggtGAGATAAGTCGCTCTTTTCAGAAGAATTGTTCTCTTGTCGAAAAAAAGGAGATTAGAAAGAGAAAGAGCCCAAGAGTGGTACACACCGGACTGGCGATAATAACTTCTATttcattttacaggattatatgTACTTCGAAAAAGTTGGAAATCATGAGCGGGTTCGTCCTTTAATGCTGTAAGCGTAAAAATATTATGGCAAAATTTAAGTAAGCATACATACTCACTGCTTACttctaaatgttttaaataatgaatgttaATGAATCTCTAAGCGAATTACTGTAGTTTTAAATTACGCTAGATCTATATGTGTACTGATATTGGAAGCTTTAGATATATATCCCTTTATACACACAGACGTGGTTTGTTTATTGTAAACACGGAGTTTTTGAAGAATATATTACATAGCACTAATCGTGCTTTTggcttaataaatttattttgcattttattaGATGTAAGCTTGTACTGCATGtgtgtaacttaaaaaaaaaatatatataaaaataatttacttttttactctTTAGTAAATACAGTAAATtatcagtaatatttttattaaacttatctTTCAAAATTCAGatgatgaaaattttatttaggatATTATTTGCGTAAAGTCGCGAAAAGAGTAACTAtgctaaattttaattcaagtcAGTCTGGGATTTCGCTTATATCCTGACTGTATATATACACCAATGGCGTGGCGATCTGTAGCGCCTGCTGCAGCGCCCTTTAAAGGAGTTGCAACAATGTAGAATGTATaagtaaaaaatcttaaaaaaaaaaaacatgtatgtgCCAACTTTCGTGGTGACGGTGTCAGTCTATTAAACTTAATCATCTCATCGTCATTTTCTAAAATCATATTACTCGTTTACCTTTACCGTCGTCAGACAATTATTGTTCAGAACTTCTTTGCTGACGCTCCTTCGTACAAGAACTGTCATTTTCAAAGTTCTTTGGCAAAGATCCAATGCCATTCTGACGCTTTCACATAAAGGctctacattaaaaaaaaaaaaacaatcttatcTGTAGCTGTAAGTTATAGTATTATactcaaaaattaattaagactTAAAATTTGatgttataaacatttaaatggaTACCAAATTATATACGGCCTTACTAATAAAAGTTCTTTAGCGAatgtttagataaaaaaattgatttctcATTCGATAGGAGAAAACACGTCAACGCTAAAGTAATAATCGcctaaacaataattattggtAGATATGTTAGTGTTTAAGAAAAATCATGGCCAATTCATTATCTATCGTATATTAAGTGTTTAATGCTatcgaatatataaatatgattatataaaaatatattttaataaaagtttttacaatttatgactTAGTAGACTGACTCATATGGCTTATAATTGTTTAagcatttatttctaaaaaggTTCCTAGATAGTGATCTGCTAAACTAAAAAtgatctaattaatattttttactgttttttttattggttattCATACACTAgtcatgatatatatataaggggACAGTATATGCAATAGCTATGTAATTTCTATGATGTATTTGCGTTTACTGTCCCAGAAGgtgttaacatttatatattgagTGCAAAATATTATGCTTATGATTTGtcaataacataaaactaatataactataatgtccaatttataatatgattatattattatttttcttatgtaaGCACAAATGATCTATGATAAAtctgtttttaaattgtattgttataatatttacttacaaaaagCAACAATATGGTTGTAACATGTAAAGCTAcatgttgtaattttttaatgttttttttttctaatattttgtgatatattaagttattttgttaagtttttcaGTATTGTGCTGAAATTGAAGTTCATTTTTCTATGTAGTATCTATTGTATTAGTTGttatgacattttta comes from the Nymphalis io chromosome 1, ilAglIoxx1.1, whole genome shotgun sequence genome and includes:
- the LOC126772026 gene encoding phospholipid scramblase 1 isoform X1; this encodes MSHKQTLQSPNSSQNQGYKSPSEVADGNETYPMQGGYLDPPTQGGYPGPPIQGGYPGPPTQGGYPGPPILPPGAQPLPGMQTGFHPGFQPGFQPQFQPGFQPQFQPGYASGFSHPSSYPGEGYKPPVMQQPAPQAPGGWMTTPRGLVDCPPGLEQLGMIDQLLVHQKVELLEAFVGFETNNKYTIKNNLGQKVYHAVEDNDCCTRNCCGPLRPFHLKIMDNMSNEVIHLHRPLACDTCLCPLFMQNLQVSSPPGTHIGSVEQVWSLLKPSFTIRNELGEIVMRIKGPYCTFSICGDVEFHVYNKHADRKIGKIRKSWSGLAREAFTDSDYFGITFPMDLDIKMKAVLLGACFLIDYMYFEKVGNHERVRPLML
- the LOC126772026 gene encoding phospholipid scramblase 1 isoform X2; the protein is MTTPRGLVDCPPGLEQLGMIDQLLVHQKVELLEAFVGFETNNKYTIKNNLGQKVYHAVEDNDCCTRNCCGPLRPFHLKIMDNMSNEVIHLHRPLACDTCLCPLFMQNLQVSSPPGTHIGSVEQVWSLLKPSFTIRNELGEIVMRIKGPYCTFSICGDVEFHVYNKHADRKIGKIRKSWSGLAREAFTDSDYFGITFPMDLDIKMKAVLLGACFLIDYMYFEKVGNHERVRPLML